The DNA segment ACGCCATCGATCAAGCGGCGGCTCTTGATCACCGTACCGCACTTTGGGCAAAGAAGGTTGGAACGGGTCACCTTCGCATCCTTCAGGTTGTTGATGAGCACATAATCGTAGAAAAGAAGGTTCCCCGGTTTATCGACCAGTTCCTCATCCTTCCCTTCCCAATCACAATTGTAACATTTTACCACAGGTCTCACCATGTGCCATATGTTCCTATGGCCATATCCGCCCATGCCAAGGAACGGACGTTCGCAGAGAGCATCTGGAGGTTGCTCACAGGATGCTCCAAGTATGTACCATTTGTCATCCGTTCTCTTGATGGATCGTTCTTTTTCATATGTTAAACGAAGGATCAAAGGACCGTACCTGATCGCATCGATTCAAACTTGATGTCCCACTCATAAAACAACCTAAAAACGGAAAAAATTGGGGTGAGTCAGTGAAATGGATGGGCCCAAGGTGATTCGAACACCTGACCTCCCGGTTATCAGCCGGGCGCTCCAACCAGGCTAAGCTATGGGCCCAAGTGGATTGGCGAATGCGGAGTTCGATTTTAAACCTTTCCATGGTCCTGGCGTGCCAAAAGGGTTGACAGCATGTTTTTCAGCATCGTCAGAAGACAGTTGACCAGGAATTGTTAATGAAAATTAGAAGAAGTATGACCAGTCTGCAGTGTTTGGCCGCAGCTGGGGCGTTTAAACCTTTTGGGTCCTGTATTTCAGGCGGGCGTTTAGTTCCTGAAGGATACGGAGTACTCCATCTCCTTGGCCCCAAAGTACTTCTTACAGTACTTGGCGGTCTTCTCGGGTGGGTATTCCCTGCAACTGAAGACGTCGATGAACGCGCGGTCCGTGTCTTCAGCGAAGTGACCAGAGATCAGAGAGGTCTCGATCAGCTGGGCCAGCGAATATCCCTCTACCTTGGGAATGGGCCCGAACCGGACAACTATAGGGTCGCCGAACCTCTTCATCTTGATATAGTCGCAAAGGTCGATGGCGAACTGGGTGATGACCTCCTTGCTCCGGATCTTCTCCGGGTCGCACTTTCTAAGGTCGATCGAGGTTAAAAGGCCCCATTCGTCTTCCTTCACGTACTTTTCTATCACTTCTTTGTCCGTCAAGAGTTTTCCTGCCTTAGGACTCATACTGTACATTTCTGGTAACGCCCTCTAGGTGTATTACACCTTGAATCGACCGCATGAACGCTTCTGATATTAAAACTTAACCCGTAACCTTTGGTATGTTAAGAGGTGTTACTCAACGCCGTTAAAGAATTAAAGTAATAACCTTTATTAGATTAATTCTTATTGTAAATATAATGAGTTCAGGCTTCGGGGCGGACACATGTTAACACATATCAAGGGCGAGCTTCGGGCACGGCTTGGAAATCCGTTCAAAATGCGAACCTATATCCGAAATCCGTCCGACCCGAAAAGCATATATATTT comes from the Methanomassiliicoccales archaeon genome and includes:
- a CDS encoding S-adenosylmethionine decarboxylase, whose product is MTDKEVIEKYVKEDEWGLLTSIDLRKCDPEKIRSKEVITQFAIDLCDYIKMKRFGDPIVVRFGPIPKVEGYSLAQLIETSLISGHFAEDTDRAFIDVFSCREYPPEKTAKYCKKYFGAKEMEYSVSFRN